In a genomic window of Clavelina lepadiformis chromosome 7, kaClaLepa1.1, whole genome shotgun sequence:
- the LOC143466012 gene encoding uncharacterized protein LOC143466012 isoform X1 — MSDNISACEKIVVEVQSGENEVNPIAAGVGGTLAAILGVVLGIFVTKRFLLDIIKKRFNIHTPKQQTSEDSALDPIRENHTRWDIEHSSSYGDGIEKRSEKKSLKQKGNEPDEETKETKHKDLQTLKHSGLANVLVFNTLELMVNELCLQKSNEFNDITKQSWKNRHTCIWMIFRLILLQQIKSKQISKRDMPVILSRAEKNLSESLKTFKVREKDDEKEDLLHGIDQQSTYSEGNENFYKIDANTFFKSHLTECVEMLVQCYRETCKNFEDDVCECVGVGKLTTIHEILVKTMHHIERKTYALQKIRTQTVTDTFHRNLIICQAFHGGKQALHELTRARYKYSGMMLRRLLESDYITEDQGETLRDDIKTKLKENYDVVLEEMQLDMKKMQSQLNQQRNQTLARLNMTEKRSLQKLLDADMQVQQFVQNYFALLVETEQNQIAALKDLNSNEAAEMAQLQKKAKSTLKIEFAETMEKICNDLVDNDTLSSRESNILLNQLDNKIKNSDEEIAFINGIQYQIIERESKSCRSFQYLKADDNDLDSISRSHILEGEVNDLKQFLFAQVYLTEKSCQEILNEYEVFKLSLSNSIDMTRIHMYNDLDADLLKKQIELIAEYRDDDKLQTSGDAEFLWEKLSDIGSEHDAKFSDLYDFASCRIDTEIAQTRRNIASDIAAGILVASLSKETKNFNKEKQCLKAIKMEFLQKLGKNPSNKYGAALNELANEHRMAIEAIEMQLRKEHNIQCQVLEDRMNAKQQLQLQQMQEVQEEMRAKFSKRSDMSMGNVLDRLLEQSRNERKYNETQNAGDIATATQIYIQRLLFQEKLQAELQDLDKNLLCKIASLMQMKKGDMLECVKNGLELAECSESEKKQIVADFSRRWGKLRGTTAKPVKQRRKITQLDEEDESHISRPHTTPSKLSTTIGRRRLTPLDEDNPHDIARPYSASSKLPTVSGRSGKKKFLAPLDRGDIRTFS; from the exons ATGAGTGACAATATTT cAGCTTGCGAGAAAATTGTTGTGGAAGTACAAAGCGGAGAAAACGAGGTGAATCCTATTGCTGCTGGAGTAGGTGGTACGCTTGCCGCCATACTTGGGGTTGTGCTTGGAATTTTTGTCACCAAGCGATTTCTGTTAGACATAATCAAGAAAAGGTTTAATATACATACTCCAAAACAGCAAACATCTGAAGATTCAGCATTGGACCCCATAAGAGAAAATCACACTCGATGG GACATTGAACATTCTTCAAGCTATGGTGATGGCATTGAGAAGAGAAGTGAGAAAAAAAGCCTGAAACAAAAGGGCAATGAACCCGATGAAGAAACTAAAGAAACCAAACATAAAGATTTGCAAA CTTTAAAACATAGTGGATTGGCCAACGTGCTGGTCTTTAATACACTGGAGTTGATGGTTAATGAGCTATGTCTGCAAAAGTCAAATGAATTCAACGATATCACAAAACAGTCATGGAAAAATCGCCATACTTGCATTTGGATG atttttCGTCTGATCCTACTACAACAAATCAAGAGTAAGCAAATAAGTAAGAGGGACATGCCTGTTATTCTATCAAGGGCAGAAAAG AATCTATCAGAATCGTTAAAAACATTCAAAGTGCGGGAGAAAGATGATGAAAAAGAAGACTTGCTACATGGCATCGACCAGCAGAGCACCTATAGCGAGggaaatgaaaacttttataaaattgatgcaaatacattttttaagtCGCACTTAACAGAATGTGTGGAAATGTTG GTCCAATGTTACAGAGAAACTTGTAAGAATTTTGAAGATGACGTATGTGAATGTGTAGGTGTGGGAAAATTGACAACTATTCATGAAATTCTTGTCAAGACAATGCATCATATTGAAAGGAAAACTTATGCCTTGCAGAAGATACGCACACAA ACTGTGACTGATACATTCCATCGAAATTTGATCATTTGTCAGGCTTTCCATGGTGGAAAACAAGCCCTGCATGAACTGACCAG AGCACGGTATAAGTATTCTGGTATGATGCTCAGAAGATTGTTGGAGTCAGATTATATTACAGAGGATCAAGGTGAAACTCTTCGTGATGACATCAAGacaaagttaaaagaaaattatgacGTTGTACTTGAAG AAATGCAACTTGatatgaaaaaaatgcaatcacAACTCAATCAACAAAGAAATCAAACCCTAGCTAGGCTTAACATGACTGAGAAGCGGTCACTGCAAAAACTGCTCGATGCAGACATGCAAGTGCAGCAGTTTGTTCAA aattactttgcattgttggtAGAAACTGAGCAAAATCAAATCGCTGCTTTGAAAGATTTGAATAGCAATGAAGCAGCTGAAATGGCACAACTACAGAAG AAAGCCAAGTCAACCTTGAAAATTGAATTTGCTGAAACAATGGAAAAGATATGTAATGATCTTGTTGATAATGACACCTTGAGTAGTCGTGAGAGCAATATCCTTCTGAATCAACTTGATAACAAAATAAAG AATTCTGATGAAGAAATCGCATTTATAAATGGCATTCAGTACCAGATAATTGAGCGAGAGTCAAAATCTTGTCGAAGTTTTCAGTACTTGAAGGCAGATGATAATGACCTTGACAGTATTTCAAGGTCACATATCCTTGAGGGAGAAGTAAATGATCTGAAACAATTTCTATTTGCGCAAGTTTACTTGACGGAAAA GTCCTGCCAAGAAATATTGAACGAGTACGAAGTGTTCAAACTGTCACTAAGCAACAGTATAGATATGACAAGGATACACATGTACAATGACCTGGATGCagatttattgaaaaaacagATTGAACTGATCGCAGAATATCGAGACGACGACAAACTACAGACCAGTGGAGATGCAGAGTTTCtt TGGGAAAAGCTTTCAGACATTGGAAGTGAACATGATGCAAAATTTTCCGatttatatgattttgcaAGCTGCAGAATTGACACAGAAATTGCACAAACCAGG AGAAATATAGCAAGCGATATAGCTGCTGGCATCCTTGTTGCAAGCCTGAGCAAAGAGacgaaaaattttaacaaggaAAAACAATGCTTGAAGGCAATCAAG ATggagtttttacaaaaacttggTAAAAATCCTTCCAACAAATATGGTGCAGCTCTTAACGAACTGGCTAATGAACACAGGATGGCAATAGAAGCAATCGAAATGCAGTTGCGCAAAGAACACAATATTCAGTGTCAG GTCCTGGAGGACAGAATGAATGCAAAGCAGCAGCTTCAGCTCCAGCAGATGCAGGAAGTGCAAGAAGAGATGAGAGCGAAGTTTTCAAAGAGATCAGATATGTCAATGGGAAACGTGCTTGATCG GTTACTGGAACAATCCAGGAATGAGAGAAAGTATAATGAAACACAGAACGCGGGTGACATTGCAACGGCAACACAGATTTATATCCAGCGCCTTCTATTTCAAGAGAAATTGCAAGCCGAACTGCAG GACTTGGACAAAAATCTTTTGTGCAAAATCGCTTCACTTATGCAGATGAAAAAGGGCGATATGCTGGAATGTGTAAAAAACGGCCTGGAATTgg CAGAATGCTCGGAGAGCGAAAAAAAGCAGATCGTTGCGGATTTTTCGCGACGATGGGGTAAACTTCGTGGAACGACTGCAAAACCTGTCAAACAGCGTCGTAAAATCACGCAGTTGGACGAAGAAGATGAGTCTCATATCTCACGACCCCACACCACACCTTCCAAGCTATCCACAACTATTGGGCGCAGGAGGCTAACCCCATTGGATGAGGATAACCCACATGACATTGCGAGACCATATAGCGCTTCGTCGAAGTTGCCTACCGTCAGTGGCCGCAGtggaaaaaagaaatttttggcACCTTTGGACAGGGGAGATATTAGAACCTTTTCATAA
- the LOC143466012 gene encoding uncharacterized protein LOC143466012 isoform X2, whose product MSDNISCEKIVVEVQSGENEVNPIAAGVGGTLAAILGVVLGIFVTKRFLLDIIKKRFNIHTPKQQTSEDSALDPIRENHTRWDIEHSSSYGDGIEKRSEKKSLKQKGNEPDEETKETKHKDLQTLKHSGLANVLVFNTLELMVNELCLQKSNEFNDITKQSWKNRHTCIWMIFRLILLQQIKSKQISKRDMPVILSRAEKNLSESLKTFKVREKDDEKEDLLHGIDQQSTYSEGNENFYKIDANTFFKSHLTECVEMLVQCYRETCKNFEDDVCECVGVGKLTTIHEILVKTMHHIERKTYALQKIRTQTVTDTFHRNLIICQAFHGGKQALHELTRARYKYSGMMLRRLLESDYITEDQGETLRDDIKTKLKENYDVVLEEMQLDMKKMQSQLNQQRNQTLARLNMTEKRSLQKLLDADMQVQQFVQNYFALLVETEQNQIAALKDLNSNEAAEMAQLQKKAKSTLKIEFAETMEKICNDLVDNDTLSSRESNILLNQLDNKIKNSDEEIAFINGIQYQIIERESKSCRSFQYLKADDNDLDSISRSHILEGEVNDLKQFLFAQVYLTEKSCQEILNEYEVFKLSLSNSIDMTRIHMYNDLDADLLKKQIELIAEYRDDDKLQTSGDAEFLWEKLSDIGSEHDAKFSDLYDFASCRIDTEIAQTRRNIASDIAAGILVASLSKETKNFNKEKQCLKAIKMEFLQKLGKNPSNKYGAALNELANEHRMAIEAIEMQLRKEHNIQCQVLEDRMNAKQQLQLQQMQEVQEEMRAKFSKRSDMSMGNVLDRLLEQSRNERKYNETQNAGDIATATQIYIQRLLFQEKLQAELQDLDKNLLCKIASLMQMKKGDMLECVKNGLELAECSESEKKQIVADFSRRWGKLRGTTAKPVKQRRKITQLDEEDESHISRPHTTPSKLSTTIGRRRLTPLDEDNPHDIARPYSASSKLPTVSGRSGKKKFLAPLDRGDIRTFS is encoded by the exons ATGAGTGACAATATTT CTTGCGAGAAAATTGTTGTGGAAGTACAAAGCGGAGAAAACGAGGTGAATCCTATTGCTGCTGGAGTAGGTGGTACGCTTGCCGCCATACTTGGGGTTGTGCTTGGAATTTTTGTCACCAAGCGATTTCTGTTAGACATAATCAAGAAAAGGTTTAATATACATACTCCAAAACAGCAAACATCTGAAGATTCAGCATTGGACCCCATAAGAGAAAATCACACTCGATGG GACATTGAACATTCTTCAAGCTATGGTGATGGCATTGAGAAGAGAAGTGAGAAAAAAAGCCTGAAACAAAAGGGCAATGAACCCGATGAAGAAACTAAAGAAACCAAACATAAAGATTTGCAAA CTTTAAAACATAGTGGATTGGCCAACGTGCTGGTCTTTAATACACTGGAGTTGATGGTTAATGAGCTATGTCTGCAAAAGTCAAATGAATTCAACGATATCACAAAACAGTCATGGAAAAATCGCCATACTTGCATTTGGATG atttttCGTCTGATCCTACTACAACAAATCAAGAGTAAGCAAATAAGTAAGAGGGACATGCCTGTTATTCTATCAAGGGCAGAAAAG AATCTATCAGAATCGTTAAAAACATTCAAAGTGCGGGAGAAAGATGATGAAAAAGAAGACTTGCTACATGGCATCGACCAGCAGAGCACCTATAGCGAGggaaatgaaaacttttataaaattgatgcaaatacattttttaagtCGCACTTAACAGAATGTGTGGAAATGTTG GTCCAATGTTACAGAGAAACTTGTAAGAATTTTGAAGATGACGTATGTGAATGTGTAGGTGTGGGAAAATTGACAACTATTCATGAAATTCTTGTCAAGACAATGCATCATATTGAAAGGAAAACTTATGCCTTGCAGAAGATACGCACACAA ACTGTGACTGATACATTCCATCGAAATTTGATCATTTGTCAGGCTTTCCATGGTGGAAAACAAGCCCTGCATGAACTGACCAG AGCACGGTATAAGTATTCTGGTATGATGCTCAGAAGATTGTTGGAGTCAGATTATATTACAGAGGATCAAGGTGAAACTCTTCGTGATGACATCAAGacaaagttaaaagaaaattatgacGTTGTACTTGAAG AAATGCAACTTGatatgaaaaaaatgcaatcacAACTCAATCAACAAAGAAATCAAACCCTAGCTAGGCTTAACATGACTGAGAAGCGGTCACTGCAAAAACTGCTCGATGCAGACATGCAAGTGCAGCAGTTTGTTCAA aattactttgcattgttggtAGAAACTGAGCAAAATCAAATCGCTGCTTTGAAAGATTTGAATAGCAATGAAGCAGCTGAAATGGCACAACTACAGAAG AAAGCCAAGTCAACCTTGAAAATTGAATTTGCTGAAACAATGGAAAAGATATGTAATGATCTTGTTGATAATGACACCTTGAGTAGTCGTGAGAGCAATATCCTTCTGAATCAACTTGATAACAAAATAAAG AATTCTGATGAAGAAATCGCATTTATAAATGGCATTCAGTACCAGATAATTGAGCGAGAGTCAAAATCTTGTCGAAGTTTTCAGTACTTGAAGGCAGATGATAATGACCTTGACAGTATTTCAAGGTCACATATCCTTGAGGGAGAAGTAAATGATCTGAAACAATTTCTATTTGCGCAAGTTTACTTGACGGAAAA GTCCTGCCAAGAAATATTGAACGAGTACGAAGTGTTCAAACTGTCACTAAGCAACAGTATAGATATGACAAGGATACACATGTACAATGACCTGGATGCagatttattgaaaaaacagATTGAACTGATCGCAGAATATCGAGACGACGACAAACTACAGACCAGTGGAGATGCAGAGTTTCtt TGGGAAAAGCTTTCAGACATTGGAAGTGAACATGATGCAAAATTTTCCGatttatatgattttgcaAGCTGCAGAATTGACACAGAAATTGCACAAACCAGG AGAAATATAGCAAGCGATATAGCTGCTGGCATCCTTGTTGCAAGCCTGAGCAAAGAGacgaaaaattttaacaaggaAAAACAATGCTTGAAGGCAATCAAG ATggagtttttacaaaaacttggTAAAAATCCTTCCAACAAATATGGTGCAGCTCTTAACGAACTGGCTAATGAACACAGGATGGCAATAGAAGCAATCGAAATGCAGTTGCGCAAAGAACACAATATTCAGTGTCAG GTCCTGGAGGACAGAATGAATGCAAAGCAGCAGCTTCAGCTCCAGCAGATGCAGGAAGTGCAAGAAGAGATGAGAGCGAAGTTTTCAAAGAGATCAGATATGTCAATGGGAAACGTGCTTGATCG GTTACTGGAACAATCCAGGAATGAGAGAAAGTATAATGAAACACAGAACGCGGGTGACATTGCAACGGCAACACAGATTTATATCCAGCGCCTTCTATTTCAAGAGAAATTGCAAGCCGAACTGCAG GACTTGGACAAAAATCTTTTGTGCAAAATCGCTTCACTTATGCAGATGAAAAAGGGCGATATGCTGGAATGTGTAAAAAACGGCCTGGAATTgg CAGAATGCTCGGAGAGCGAAAAAAAGCAGATCGTTGCGGATTTTTCGCGACGATGGGGTAAACTTCGTGGAACGACTGCAAAACCTGTCAAACAGCGTCGTAAAATCACGCAGTTGGACGAAGAAGATGAGTCTCATATCTCACGACCCCACACCACACCTTCCAAGCTATCCACAACTATTGGGCGCAGGAGGCTAACCCCATTGGATGAGGATAACCCACATGACATTGCGAGACCATATAGCGCTTCGTCGAAGTTGCCTACCGTCAGTGGCCGCAGtggaaaaaagaaatttttggcACCTTTGGACAGGGGAGATATTAGAACCTTTTCATAA
- the LOC143464864 gene encoding uncharacterized protein LOC143464864, giving the protein MSAIVTQLSYNINEKLRLDDHPFAFPQHHTGKTDSPSTSVNKATSFSPKEPCGQWSPSATVSSLSFISSASVATTTSTVSSERQVFSSSGAVVGVACQRFPHPRGHSRRDLKYVNLNKTLERNEERTQTTLYQLHEVQEGSLPKCSRHSVSQTNQDKAPTPKNIIRSNTVLNSDKQVANSIEAEQSDIFPSIVGRSCTLHSPKKVSTSSFSCSAFADVPATKRHCRSVSEPEDLFDFQLTKCHSASPTMYSWRPGLHSRVWVHPRKSHQRAYSASTSSSRQYISCSRSLDCGSLHSNASFSRDSLLTPPASPVPRPASVTVIKKEGGAWTFLSSQHSLSRHYQESSFSPLSSPCPEQISPSSSRSHELANRNWSHTGLSATKRSLSFSDDFEHRESVQYTPTSTPELERRFDQQALRHGGLLRCQSHPSDLNMRRMKGRKRGSCRTNRPTLDFAKMKQTSLNKRNRCRERNSSGTQHPMPCTNSWSAHASDMGQIPGVKPIFPSIVATDASNKNMLKLQPVPSASPPAVLFSIGTLKPLSDIRRRIPSPTDEVVVEHNDMIVGGDNDDVATASGGVVSSFVRECNDLNVNDIENETDDEVL; this is encoded by the exons ATGTCTGCTATTGTTACTCAGCTCTCATACAACATCAATGAGAAGCTGCGCTTGGATGACCATCCCTTTGCTTTTCCACAG caTCATACTGGTAAGACCGACTCACCTAGCACATCTGTGAACAAAGCTACCTCATTTTCACCCAAAG AGCCTTGTGGACAATGGAGCCCTTCAGCAACAGTCAGTTCCTTGTCGTTTATTTCTTCGGCTTCAGTAGCAACAACTACCTCAACTGTATCCTCAGAACGACAAGTTTTTAGCTCTTCAGGTGCTGTTGTAGGTGTGGCCTGTCAGAGATTTCCCCATCCACGGGGACATTCACGTCGTGATTTAAAATACgtaaacttaaataaaactttggaGAGAAATGAGGAGAGGACGCAAACAACTTTGTATCAATTGCATGAGGTGCAAGAGGGCAGTTTACCTAAATGCTCTAGACATTCAGTGTCCCAAACAAATCAAGATAAAGCTCCGACACCCAAGAATATTATTCGATCAAATACTGTTCTCAACTCTGATAAACAAGTTGCCAATTCCATCGAAGCGGAACAGTCTGACATTTTTCCATCAATAGTTGGTCGAAGTTGCACTCTGCACTCGCCTAAGAAAGTATCCACTTCAAGTTTTTCATGCAGTGCATTTGCTGATGTGCCAGCGACCAAACGTCATTGTCGCTCTGTGTCTGAACCAGAAGACTTGTTTGACTTTCAGCTTACTAAGTGCCATTCTGCATCACCAACAATGTATTCGTGGAGGCCCGGACTCCATTCCAGAGTATGGGTTCATCCACGTAAATCACATCAAAGAGCATATTCTGCCAGCACTTCATCTAGCAGGCAATATATAAGTTGCTCTAGATCTCTTGATTGTGGAAGCCTTCACTCCAACGCTTCATTCAGCAGAGATTCCCTTCTCACTCCTCCTGCATCTCCTGTTCCTCGTCCTGCATCCGTCACTGTGATCAAGAAAGAAGGCGGAGCATGGacttttttatcttctcaGCATTCCTTATCCCGGCATTACCAAGAATCGAGTTTCAGTCCTCTCTCATCTCCTTGTCCTGAGCAGATCTCTCCCTCCTCCTCCAGATCTCATGAGCTTGCCAACAGGAATTGGTCACACACTGGACTGTCAGCTACGAAGAGATCCCTTTCTTTTTCTGACGATTTTGAACACAGGGAAAGTGTTCAATACACTCCAACGTCAACCCCTGAGCTGGAGAGAAG GTTCGATCAGCAAGCGTTGAGACACGGCGGACTGCTACGGTGCCAATCACATCCATCTGATTTGAATATGCGCAGAATGAAGGGAAGGAAACGCGGCAGCTGCAGAACAAATCGACCGACCCTGGACTTTGCCAAAATGAAGCAG ACCTCGTTAAACAAGCGCAACAGATGCAGAGAACGAAATTCATCCGGTACTCAG caTCCGATGCCGTGTACAAACAGCTGGTCAGCACATGCAAGCGATATGGGCCAGATACCGGGAGTTAAGCCAATTTTTCCTTCTATAGTCGCAACGGATGCTTCTAACAAAAACATGCTG AAGCTGCAGCCAGTACCGAGCGCGTCGCCACCtgcagttttgttttcaatcgGAACTTTAAAACCTTTGAGTGATATTCGTCGCCGAATTCCGTCGCCCACAGACGAAGTCGTCGTCGAACACAACGATATGATTGTCGGAGGCGACAACGACGATGTTGCAACAGCTTCAGGTGGCGTTGTATCGTCGTTTGTTCGCGAATGCAACGACCTGAATGTGAACGACATTGAAAATGAGACGGACGATGAAGTTCTATAG